One Diospyros lotus cultivar Yz01 chromosome 1, ASM1463336v1, whole genome shotgun sequence genomic window carries:
- the LOC127788473 gene encoding uncharacterized protein LOC127788473 isoform X2: MKFLSAFFLIFLVTMASDARKDLAEYWNRRMKGEAMPKAIEELVHGDPAPLSQKWKSSSSKSINMGQFNKDFDTKPVRIIYHVTHAPHHRVLQPFLRDLKLMGHGETEPEGKK; the protein is encoded by the exons ATGAAGTTTCTATCTgctttcttccttattttcttg GTCACCATGGCCAGTGACGCAAGGAAAGATCTGGCAGAGTACTGGAACAGAAGAATGAAAGGCGAAGCCATGCCGAAAGCGATCGAAGAACTCGTCCATGGAGATCCAGCGCCTCTCTCTCAGAAGTGGAAATCGTCATCTTCAAAGAGCATAAACATGGGCCAATTCAACAAGGACTTTGACACCAAGCCTGTTCGGATAATCTATCACGTCACCCATGCTCCCCACCACAGAGTGCTCCAGCCTTTTCTCAGGGACTTGAAGCTCATGGGACATGGAGAAACCGAGCCggaaggaaagaaataa
- the LOC127788418 gene encoding BURP domain-containing protein BNM2A-like isoform X2 translates to MGFGYAHYSWSILLYLLLLLILYSNGIESTEMIKEPGKADDGLHQHREMNVLRLHSMDDDDGADIMMPTDHVHAHAHPSSHLDPQLMVFFLVEDLRVGNTFPIFFPKRNPSSAKLLPKELADSIPFSLDELPNLLQTFSFSRGSPQAMAMEATLRACETKPIKGEIKICATSFGSMLDFVREIFGLEVQFKALSTTHLTKSATTLLQTYTILEVSQEISHDKMVACHIMAYPYAVFYCHYQESTESKVFRVLVEGENGDRAEAVAVCHMDTSQWSPNHVSFKVLGIEPGSSAICHFFPADNLVWISIPT, encoded by the exons ATGGGTTTCGGCTATGCTCATTATTCTTGGAGCATCTTactctatcttcttcttcttctgatattg TACTCTAATGGCATTGAGTCCACGGAGATGATAAAAGAACCAGGAAAGGCTGATGATGGTCTACATCAGCACCGTGAGATGAATGTTTTAAGACTCCATAGcatggatgatgatgatggtgctGATATAATGATGCCCACAGATCATGTTCATGCTCATGCTCATCCATCATCACACTTGGACCCTCAACTGATGGTTTTCTTCTTGGTTGAAGACTTAAGGGTTGGAAACACATTCCCCATTTTCTTCCCCAAAAGGAACCCTTCTTCTGCCAAACTCCTACCCAAAGAACTAGCCGACTCCATTCCTTTCTCGCTTGACGAGCTTCCAAACCTTCTTCAGACCTTCTCCTTCTCTAGAGGCTCTCCACAGGCCATGGCCATGGAAGCCACGCTTCGAGCTTGCGAGACAAAGCCCATCAAAGGCGAGATCAAGATCTGCGCCACATCCTTCGGGTCCATGCTTGATTTCGTGCGAGAAATCTTCGGGTTAGAAGTCCAATTCAAGGCGCTATCCACTACCCACCTCACAAAATCAGCCACCACCCTTCTGCAGACATACACAATCTTGGAGGTCTCCCAAGAGATATCACATGATAAGATGGTGGCATGCCACATCATGGCTTATCCTTATGCAGTTTTCTACTGTCACTACCAAGAGAGTACTGAAAGCAAGGTGTTCAGGGTTTTAGTGGAGGGTGAAAATGGAGACAGAGCGGAAGCTGTGGCTGTTTGCCATATGGATACATCTCAGTGGAGCCCTAATCATGTCTCCTTCAAGGTGCTTGGGATTGAGCCCGGTTCTTCCGCAATTTGCCACTTCTTCCCTGCAGATAATCTTGTATGGATCTCAATCCctacttaa
- the LOC127788447 gene encoding organ-specific protein S2-like — MGSLFIFFIFSLVLFASGLHVHARPNPQSLSMAKSNAASCHTPTKVIADDSAKRGPFVRDFEPIPNASAYGDETKLTTQKSSTSGEPFVRDFEPIPNASVYGDDAKLMAQKSPTSEEPFVRDFEPIPDATVYGDDVKLTAHKSPILEKSFVRYFEPIPDLTVYGDDVKLTAHKSPILEKPFVRDFEPIPNASVYDNDVDVKGQTDIKHTSLRKKIIIRYFQA; from the exons ATGGgatctcttttcattttcttcatcttctcacTTGTTCTG TTTGCGAGCGGTCTCCATGTTCATGCCAGACCAAACCCGCAGTCACTGTCCATGGCTAAGAGCAACGCCGCCAGTTGTCACACACCGACGAAAGTCATAGCCGATGATTCTGCAAAGAGGGGGCCTTTCGTGAGAGATTTTGAGCCAATACCTAATGCATCAGCGTACGGCGACGAAACTAAATTAACAACACAGAAATCTTCCACATCAGGAGAGCCTTTTGTGAGAGATTTTGAGCCAATACCCAACGCATCAGTGTACGGCGACGACGCTAAACTAATGGCACAGAAATCTCCCACATCGGAAGAGCCTTTCGTGAGAGATTTTGAGCCAATACCCGATGCAACGGTGTACGGCGACGACGTTAAACTAACAGCACATAAATCTCCCATATTGGAAAAGTCTTTTGTGAGATATTTTGAGCCAATACCCGATTTAACGGTGTACGGCGACGACGTTAAACTAACAGCACATAAATCTCCCATATTGGAAAAGCCTTTTGTGAGAGATTTTGAGCCAATACCCAATGCATCGGTGTACGACAATGACGTTGATGTTAAGGGTCAGACAGACATCAAGCACACTAGtctaaggaaaaaaataattattagatattttCAAGCATAG